The DNA segment TGAGGTTTACATCAAGGCATTCTCAAAGGTGACTCCACACACAATTAGGCAAGTGAAGGCATCCAACATTGGGCAGCTTGTGAAAATATCTGGAATTGTAACTCGCTGTTCAGATGTGAAGCCCTTGATGCAGGTTGCTGTTTATACATGTGAAGAATGTGGTTTTGAGATATACCAGGTATTTGATCTCTTTTCAGGTTTCCTTTTTGATGATTAGTCATGATGTTTTGACCTTGTATAATAAATCATCTTAGAGTACTGTAGGATATTCCTAAGTGCATTTTTTTTGCCTTGTACATCGAAGAATGTACTACTTTCTATGCTGAGCTGCAGACGTAGCACTTTCTCCGTCCCAAAGTTCTATTTAGAATGAATGTTAAAAactattgttttgaatttgacAGGAAGTGACTGCTAGAGTCTTTATGCCTCTCTTTGAATGCCCATctcaacgatgcaagctgaACAAAGCAAAGGGGAATCTAATCCTTCAACTGCGAGCATCAAAATTTTTGAAATTTCAGGAGGTAATAACCTTTCTACACAATCTGGTCAGGCATGGCTATCTTTCTTCAGTGGAAAAGACCAGCTCAAATTTAGGCATATTTTAGATTCCACTTCCATAAAACAACGACATTGTCTTGCAGGTGAAGCTCCAAGAGTTAGCAGAGCATGTGCCGAAGGGCCACATCCCTCGTTCTCTGACTGTTCATCTAAGAGGAGAGCTGACTAGAAAGGTAAAGGAAATTGCAGCTTTTGTTTCACTTTAGCAGTCTACTTCGTGTTGCTTTGCAGCATAGTACCTTCTACTTTTCTGATATAGTTACATGTTTAGAGTTGAAAGGAAGTTTCTTTCAGATTTCTGCTTTTGGTTTACTAAATTAGGTAATTAAATGCTCTCGTGAGCACAAAAAGCTCACTAGAGATATTCAGTAATACAACCAAGTAACTAAATGTTGTCATCATCAGGTTGCACCTGGAGATGTGGTTGAGATGTCAGGCATTTTTCTCCCTATGCCATACTATGGATTTAGAGCAATGCGTGCAGGATTAGTTGCTGATACTTACTTGGAAACAATGTCTATCACCCATTTCAAGAAAAAATACGAAGAGTAGGTCATCTAAAACCTATGCCGCGCAACCTACTTGTCTTCAGCAGCTGTCTGATTAGCAATTGTAAACTATTGCAGATATGAACTTAAAGGTGATGAACAAGAACAAATTGACCGATTGGCTGAGGATGGTGACATCTACAGTAAGTTGGCAAGGTCCTTGGCACCTGAAATATTTGGACATGAAGATGTCAAAAAAGCACTGCTGTTGCTACTTGTTGGCGCACCCCATCGGAAGCTCGCAGATGGCATGAAGGTATGCATGCTGTTAGGATTCAGGATGACTTGTATATTCCACTGTTGCTTTGCCTCTCTCCAACTGCTCACATCTCCACATTGGCTGTGTAAATGTACAGATCAGAGGAGACCTGCACATATGCCTGATGGGAGATCCTGGTGTTGCAAAGAGTCAACTTCTGAAGCATATCATCAATGTTGCTCCAAGAGGAGTGTACACCACTGGACGTGGGAGCAGTGGTGTCGGTCTTACTGCTGCTGTCCAGAAAGATCCAGTTACAAATGAGTTTGTCCTCGAGGGTGGAGCACTGGTAAGACTGAGACCTTACGATGACATCTTTTACTGTATTTCTAGTGAACTGCAGGCGTGCTTTCACAAGTGTATATATGAACTTTTCTATCCAATCCTGACGTGAGCTGTTAAGAAAATCTGTTAATTTAAATGAAATCACCAGTTGAGATTTCATACATGCGTCTTACTGGTAAACATTCCATTTCATTCTTGTGTAGAGTTGTCTCCTTAACACTACAAAATATACTAGGACAACAAAAACAATTCATTTGGTGTAGAGCACATGCATGCAATCATACTAGTGATTAATCTCATAGTGCAAACTCTTGGGTTTCAGGTGCTGGCAGACATGGGTATTTGTGCTATAGATGAGTTTGACAAGATGGAAGAGTCGGATAGGACAGCTATTCATGAGGTGATGGAGCAGCAAACAGTTAGCATTGCCAAGGCTGGCATCACCACCTCTCTTAATGCAAGAACTGCACTTCTGGCTGCTGCAAATCCAGCATGGCAAGATTTGAtctgaatattttttttctaaaggaTAGCAAAGAAAATTACATTGATTGACAATGGCAATTGGCTTTAACCATTCAGGGGAAGGTACGATATGAGGAGGACTCCAGCTGAGAACATAAATCTACCTCCAGCGCTTCTGTCTCGTTTCGACCTCCTTTGGCTGATCCTGGATCGTGCAGACATGGAAACTGATCTTGAAATGGCAAGACATGTTGTTCATGTACATCAAAATCTTGAATCACCGGCGCTGGGGTTCACACCACTTGAACCATCTGTTCTTAGGCAAGTACACTATTCCTGGAGTTGCGTTATTTGTATTGACTTAATTTCAAAGTTGAATTGCCGACACTTAAGTTGGTTTAGGAAATGAGAGAAGCTTAAAGACTGAATTACAATCATTGTGTAGTATCTTTGTATTCTATAATATGTCTTGCTATTTAACAATCTTGATCTGATCACAGAGCATACATATCTGCCGCAAGAAGAATCGTTCCTTGTGTTCCTCGTGAGCTCGAGGAATACATTGCAACTGCATATTCCAGCATCCGCCAAGAGGAAGCAAAGTCGAATGCACCACATTCCTACACAACCATCAGGACACTCTTGAGCATACTCCGCATTTCTATTGTAAGTAAACTCCCACTTTGTTCCCTTTTTTAGTAACACTAATATGTGAAAATATATCTTTTTAAACATGATGTTGCTTGCTTATTTCAGGCCTTGGCGAGGCTTAGGTTTTCAGAAACTGTAGCTCAGAGTGATGTTGATGAAGCACTGCGACTAATGCAGATGTCCAAGTACTCGTTGTACTCGGATGACCGGCAGCGGTCTGGGCTGGATGCGATTTCTGACATATATTCCATCCTGAGAGATGAAGCGGCAAGGACGAACAACATGGATGTGAGATATGCTCATGCTCTTAACTTGATCTCCAGAAAGGTGCAATTCTACATACATTAATTGTTACCAGTGATACAACTCATTGTGGCCTGATCGCTAACAAAAAGTTGGCTTCTGCTCATATGATTGTGAAAACAGGGGTACAGTGAGGCTCAACTGAAGGAATGCTTGGAGGAGTATGCGTCCCTGAATGTGTGGCAGATCCATCCAAGCACCTTCGACATCCACTTCATCGACGCATGATGCAGAGATCGATCTTGATCACCTTCTAACATTCCATCATGAGCACATGATGCGACATTAAGAGTTTGAAGCTTCATGATTTGCGACCAGCGCGAGGAACACCATTGATAGGCCTAACAAGATGGAAAAGTACTAGTGATAGCCAATGTACTATTTCATGATGTTAAATCATTATATGCTGGGTACAAGCCTGTGATAATTGTACTAATAGAGCCATCATTATTGTGCACCTTAGGAGCAGCCGTCCTTTATTAACCATCTTGTTTAACACTTGGCACCTAAGTGTAGTGTACATGTATTATGTTGTGTTTCCATATTCATTGCTGCCGCATTAGGCCATTTCTTCCATTTTACTTTATGCTGTTGAAAAGCAATCCAAGACACCATGATCTGGTAGTGAGGGTTCATGATTTCAGCCGATTTCAGTGAAATAGGATGATAATGTAAACGTGACAAATGAGCACTATTAAGGTATTAAGTCGATCCTAGTCGGCAAGTTGCTAAACCCAAATTTACGAAATGTAAGAATTTATCTATATATAAGCAGAATCAAGAATATAGGAAAAAATTGTGACGGGAGGGATGCCTAATTAGATCTTTTGGTGATTGCTCATGAAAACCTGGCTGAGAAAAGGAATAAATATTGAAGTGTTTAACAACTTGAAAGTGGATAGTTTTAGCTTCAACACAATCACCACAACCCAAGTCGTTCTATATTCAGAAGATGGAACTTAAGGATAATCAGCTTTCTTGAAAGTCAAAACATCCTATAGAAGTCACTTACATAACTTGACAAGCATAAACAGGAAGTATATAATGCATATATCAATCAATATAACATACACCTCTAGATGTAACCTACATCAACTTCTTACCATTCAAGCACCAAAGCTACTTCACCCACTAAGAACTAAAAATTACAGCACAAATAAACATCACATCTTCAGGTTGCCATACTCAGACTCATCACGCTGGTCTGTAGCGCTGCCATTTGGTACAGCACTTCCTCCTTTCCGGCTGAGGTCACTGAAGGGTCTctttcttgatgatgatggtgatggtTCAGAAACATCCATCTCCTTGCTCTTCTCACCTTCATCAATAGCTATGTCATCTTTCTCTTGATGAGCACCAGCTGCTGAAGGCGGAGGCGGCATCTTGTCGATTCCACTGAGCCGGCAGAAGACTTTCTCCACAGTCTCGGTTATTTCTTTCCCTAATCCGCCACTGTCAAGTATCAGCTCCCAAACAGCCTTCGAAGCTTTCTCAAGGACTGGAGTTCTGCGTTGCATAAAGCAGTTAACATTCCTTTGTATCTTTGATGAAATATTCCTTCTGCTTGAGGCAAGAAGAAGCTGGGAATAATGTTAAAATTTATTCTAGTGACAAAGATTATCCATCTTCTCAGATATGAAGCTGCAAACTGTGCGCCAAATGCAGATAATGTAAATTTGGACTTCCCACAGTACAAACAATACATCAGAATAGTACAAGATCAAGTAAAATAATGGGAGCTAGATCATTACTACTTTTCGAACAAGCAGCAATCAGCAGATGATATGCTAGGCAGATGAGTTATCTTGGAGATTTCTATAGAGTCAAActtatacatattttttagtaaaaaattgCTACTGAGCATCAGAACAATTGATAACATACAGATAAGCACTCTACTGCTACAGACCAAATACAAACCAAGCAATGAACTGCTACTGAGCATAATCTGTTTGTTCAATATGATGCAATGTTAGTGAGTGGTACAGAAAAGACGAGCTTACTCCAGTTCCTGCCGAAGTGCATCAAATAACTCCCTCTTGGTCTTTTTCTCAGCTCCAGGAGTATTCAGTACTTTGCTTTGCTCCACCATCATCATAGTGTTTTTCTTCATATCCTCctgaaataaattttagaaagtTCAATGCCAAATTCCCACTTCCCACTAGCTCATTGGTCAAGTGAATCTGACAGAGCGATGTCTAGAACGTGAGGAAGGACATGTATAACATAAGGCGCTGTAGAAAACTCTGTATGCTGCATTGTTAAGAAAGATCATCACACTACATATCTATACGCGCGCACACTAGAAACCGCATGCTAATAAGGGGGAAAAAAGAATTGTTTCTGAAAACATCATGTTGATAGGAGGAAAAAAGAGAATGAAACTGTCGAGCAAACAACAAGTGCCAACCGATACTAAAGGATAATTAAATACCCAAATTCTCATTGAAACCAATTCCCTGTTAAAAGGTCTCAAGGGACATGTATGATCACGAACTGGAACTTGCAATTACCTAAGCAACTAAGCTCTAGTTAATTGTATTCACAATTCCATCAGTTACATACAGGACTTCACAATTCCATCAGTTACATACAGTGCACTCAACCTGGACAGCAATTCAGCAAAGCATGAATTCAGACTGTCCCGCAGCACAGCGCAACAGAGTTAAAACACTAAAACCATCTCTCCTAAGCAGGGTTAACCACCTTGAGCTGGAACTGATTTTGTAGCCGTGTAATGCTTCCCCACCATACAGCACGAAAtaatttttaacataaaaatgaGCACAAAAAAAAAGTCTCAAAAGGCTCAGGAGGGGATTGGGAGAGGAAGGGCGGCCAGTACGCACGTTTGCCTTGAGCTGGGCGATGATCTTCATGCGGAGAGCGTCGATGGTGCCGTCATTCTTCAGCGACTCAAGCACCTCCTCCGGCCGCACCACCTTCGACGACGATCCcatcctccgcctcctccttcgcccCCAAATCACCCACCTCGCCCCCGAAAATCCCTCACCCAAGGGGGCTTCAGTCTCGCGGCAGGAATTGCTGTATCCGCGGAGGCGGTCACCGGAGATCCCGGAgagtcgccggcggcgacggcggacTCTAGGGTTTGATTTCCCTCGCTGgcgagaaagagaaagaagagaagagcaCGAGATAGTCACGTGCTAGTCCCGTGTTCTACTTCTGGGGGAAATGACGAGACTGCCCCTGCCCCTTCTGGGGGAATAGTATTGTAATATTCGTATTTTTGAATCGTTAGGTCTAGAACGAATGTACCATATTATGTGTTATAGTACCTCTGTAAACAGTAAAATTGTTACAAGATTTTACTATAGTAAATAATGGTATGATACTATTCGCATAACTCATATTATTGTGCATTTCGGTGACTTTGTAAAGCAAAATCAGAGAACACGCGTCCTCGCCTCTCGCCTCACGCCTTGCCCCGGCCCCGGCGGCGAAGACGGAGCACCCGTCCCCGGtgtcccctcccctcccctccctacCCGACCGCCTTCAAGGGCGTGGAGCTCCGTTGCGCTCCTCCACGGGCGTCGTGTTCGAGGACGAGTGGCTTGCCTCGTCGACAAGCCAGCCGGCGTCTACCGTGACGCCCTCCTCTGCTCCCTCCCTCGCTCCGCTAAAGCATAAACTGTTTCCAGGGAAGATAACCGTGTCTGGCAAATGGCAACACGACATTCATCATAAAGCATGCAAATTACTGAGCATGTATGTCTCCTAAAGTTAGCAAGGTCAAAGTGGATAAGTATTAGCTCAAGTACAAATTGTTTCcagggaagaagaaggtgatTATGGCATGTCATgacatgatgacaacaaaaaaCACTACTGCTCTCCATGTATGAGCCAAAGAACaagaaaagctttcaaatttcccATATATGTTACAAAAAAATACAACTGCTTTAGCCGTATGTTCttttgaaagctattgatgCCAGGCTAGGAGCTGAGAACAAGATTCAATTCGCATGTCTGTCTTCTGCCAGGAAGCAAATATTTTATAGTTAGAAGCCTCATAAATGTTTGAATATtgctttgctatattttatcaCCCAGATTATTTCGCAGTTTCAGGCTGCAACTTAATTCTTTCTTTGGGATCGATCCTATTATTACTGCTTTGCTATTTCAAACTACAGGAAAAATACTTTTGTGACAACTAAACCTAACCTTCACCTTGCCAAATAACCTGATCATGGATTTTACCAAATGCAACAATGTTACAGGGAAGCTGGTGAAGGCCTTCACTGATCATAGATAGAGTCAAGAAAACATATCTGGCTGTGTACACAGATTGCCCACCTATGTGGGAGAAGATCAAGATATGTTCTGGTCATGGACGATCGAAACATGGTGCCTGGCATGTATATGCAATGTCTGATGTTGGCCAGTCACTGCCAGGAGGGGGTTCCGTTGATGAACACACAGTCAGTTCACGCTGCTACCATGGGAACGAAAAGTTCAAAAACATGTCCCTCTCATTGTTGCATCAGAGGAATCCATTTCCTCGGTATGCCTCACTCTCTCCAACAATGACCGGAAACTCGGGTTGCAGCAGAAGCGTCATCCCTTCCTCCCCTCTAGAAAGGGCGAAGCCAACGTCTGAGAGAGAGGGTGCATGGttctttactgttcatcagagcTACAATATTTTTACTGTTTATCAGAGTTAATTTTAGTAGTATTTTTGAATAGAAGGGAGTGCATGTGCACCCACACTCCATAACCTAGCTC comes from the Phragmites australis chromosome 22, lpPhrAust1.1, whole genome shotgun sequence genome and includes:
- the LOC133905493 gene encoding uncharacterized protein LOC133905493, giving the protein MGSSSKVVRPEEVLESLKNDGTIDALRMKIIAQLKANEDMKKNTMMMVEQSKVLNTPGAEKKTKRELFDALRQELETPVLEKASKAVWELILDSGGLGKEITETVEKVFCRLSGIDKMPPPPSAAGAHQEKDDIAIDEGEKSKEMDVSEPSPSSSRKRPFSDLSRKGGSAVPNGSATDQRDESEYGNLKM
- the LOC133904265 gene encoding DNA replication licensing factor MCM7-like, whose translation is MKTPDFAADKALAKDFLTNFAGPRGEPKYLNLLQDVANRKIRAVQIELDDLFHYKDVDEEFLQRVTENTRRYIGIFAEAVDELMPEPTEAFIVDEDRDILMTQRVDEGADGGADGTDPLQRMPPEIKRFFEVYIKAFSKVTPHTIRQVKASNIGQLVKISGIVTRCSDVKPLMQVAVYTCEECGFEIYQEVTARVFMPLFECPSQRCKLNKAKGNLILQLRASKFLKFQEVKLQELAEHVPKGHIPRSLTVHLRGELTRKVAPGDVVEMSGIFLPMPYYGFRAMRAGLVADTYLETMSITHFKKKYEEYELKGDEQEQIDRLAEDGDIYSKLARSLAPEIFGHEDVKKALLLLLVGAPHRKLADGMKIRGDLHICLMGDPGVAKSQLLKHIINVAPRGVYTTGRGSSGVGLTAAVQKDPVTNEFVLEGGALVLADMGICAIDEFDKMEESDRTAIHEVMEQQTVSIAKAGITTSLNARTALLAAANPAWGRYDMRRTPAENINLPPALLSRFDLLWLILDRADMETDLEMARHVVHVHQNLESPALGFTPLEPSVLRAYISAARRIVPCVPRELEEYIATAYSSIRQEEAKSNAPHSYTTIRTLLSILRISIALARLRFSETVAQSDVDEALRLMQMSKYSLYSDDRQRSGLDAISDIYSILRDEAARTNNMDVRYAHALNLISRKGYSEAQLKECLEEYASLNVWQIHPSTFDIHFIDA